In the Penaeus chinensis breed Huanghai No. 1 chromosome 31, ASM1920278v2, whole genome shotgun sequence genome, one interval contains:
- the LOC125041855 gene encoding monocarboxylate transporter 13-like isoform X2 has translation MAKSRDPPAEGGGPQAKARGPPVEELVPPDGGWGWFIVLGSGIMQFVLPSLSTCFGLIYVHLVASGYSNSQVSPIPGLMIGMTCLTGPVATSLTRYYSHRRLSIIGICLSVMGIFLCSFWDDLYWYYVCFGVIGGVGNGLANPHGFILGQMYFRRRRVAANALSMLGSSLGFMVMPPLVRFLANTYAHQGALLLWSAILLHGLVGAALYQPVEWHLKPNPLANVRLVEARPCQEEGHVADADEEEVEDGNQDGSYPSESGGEYEEGDEESLQQGVAHRHSDPQRRRESAASKGEAEVFLGRESSERPLRGGRRRLSSCTRTSVRNSLYSSCDVIDQFGGALSVETERLKDVYVEVVEKVEEKPKEPQPFILCGLKFPRFSDILNFRILSHPMFLISSISSIANRMVYMNFITYLPALGVDLGMQNEAPFLLTTVSVADLAAKGIMSLISDRGWCQRRYFAIIAGVFACVTASLVPQTWNFTSLASCCALYGFSLGVMVSVSPILLVEYLGLKLLPHSFGLLLFMNGVSSLIIFPLTGHISDVMANYTTIYYLLGGLSLTPSILWSLVPFVNQDKIRNLV, from the exons ATGG CCAAGAGCAGAGACCCCCCCGCTGAAGGAGGTGGGCCTCAGGCGAAGGCGAGAGGACCACCTGTCGAGGAGCTGGTGCCCCCAGATGGCGGCTGGGGCTGGTTCATCGTGCTTGGCAGTGGTATCATGCAG TTTGTATTACCGAGTCTCTCGACCTGTTTCGGCCTGATCTACGTGCACCTGGTGGCGTCCGGCTACTCGAACAGCCAGGTGTCGCCCATTCCCGGCCTGATGATCGGTATGACGTGCCTAACAG GTCCCGTAGCAACAAGTCTCACCCGTTACTACAGTCACCGACGTCTGAGTATCATTGGGATTTGCCTCTCGGTGATGGGCATCTTCCTGTGTTCCTTCTGGGATGACCTCTATTGGTATTATGTCTGCTTTGGGGTCATTGGGG GCGTGGGCAACGGGCTGGCGAATCCCCACGGCTTCATCCTGGGCCAGATGTACTTCCGCCGAAGGAGGGTGGCCGCCAACGCCCTCTCGATGCTGGGATCCTCGCTGGGCTTCATGGTGATGCCGCCCCTCGTCAGGTTCCTCGCCAACACGTATGCCCATCAGGGCGCCCTCCTGCTGTGGTCGGCTATCCTGCTGCACGGCCTCGTGGGCGCCGCTCTCTACCAGCCGGTCGAGTGGCACTTGAAGCCCAACCCGCTGGCCAACGTTCGCCTGGTCGAGGCCAGGCCGTGCCAGGAAGAGGGCCATGTCGCTGATGCTgacgaggaagaggtagaggatggCAATCAGGATGGCTCATATCCCAGCGAGAGTGGGGGTGAATAcgaagagggggatgaagaaagcCTTCAGCAAGGCGTCGCTCACCGTCACTCTGACCCACAAAGACGCCGAGAGTCTGCCGCGTCCAAGGGGGAAGCGGAGGTGTTCCTCGgcagagagagcagtgagaggcCCTTGAGGGGAGGCAGACGTAGGCTCAGCAGTTGTACCAGAACCTCCGTTCGAAACAGTTTGTACAGTTCGTGTGACGTCATCGACCAGTTCGGCGGCGCTCTCTCTGTCGAAACGGAAAGACTGAAAGATGTGTATGTTGAAGTTGTGGAAAAGGTCGAGGAGAAGCCGAAAGAACCGCAGCCCTTCATCCTGTGTGGGCTGAAGTTCCCTCGGTTTTCTGATATATTGAATTTTAGAATATTGTCCCACCCCATGTTCCTCATCTCGTCCATATCTAGCATCGCTAACAGAATG GTATACATGAACTTTATCACATATCTCCCGGCTTTGGGAGTAGACCTGGGCATGCAGAACGAGGCGCCCTTCCTGCTCACCACGGTCTCCGTGGCTGACCTCGCCGCCAAAGGAATCATGTCCCTAATCAGCGACCGCGGGTGGTGCCAGCGCCGCTACTTCGCCATCATCGCCGGCGTCTTCGCTTGTGTGACGGCCTCGC TGGTGCCCCAAACGTGGAACTTCACAAGTCTTGCCTCCTGCTGCGCCCTCTACGGATTCAGCCTGGGCGTGATGGTGTCCGTGTCTCCCATCCTGCTAGTGGAGTACCTCGGCCTCAAgcttctccctcactcgttcgGTCTCCTCCTCTTCATGAATGGAGTGTCATCACTGATCATTTTCCCTCTTACTG GTCACATCAGCGATGTAATGGCTAACTACACAACAATCTATTACTTGCTGGGAGGCCTGTCGCTGACGCCGTCCATTCTGTGGAGTCTCGTGCCTTTCGTCAACCAAGACAAGATCAGAAACCTTGTCTGA
- the LOC125041855 gene encoding monocarboxylate transporter 13-like isoform X1 produces MKSSKTKPEFPSGKAKSRDPPAEGGGPQAKARGPPVEELVPPDGGWGWFIVLGSGIMQFVLPSLSTCFGLIYVHLVASGYSNSQVSPIPGLMIGMTCLTGPVATSLTRYYSHRRLSIIGICLSVMGIFLCSFWDDLYWYYVCFGVIGGVGNGLANPHGFILGQMYFRRRRVAANALSMLGSSLGFMVMPPLVRFLANTYAHQGALLLWSAILLHGLVGAALYQPVEWHLKPNPLANVRLVEARPCQEEGHVADADEEEVEDGNQDGSYPSESGGEYEEGDEESLQQGVAHRHSDPQRRRESAASKGEAEVFLGRESSERPLRGGRRRLSSCTRTSVRNSLYSSCDVIDQFGGALSVETERLKDVYVEVVEKVEEKPKEPQPFILCGLKFPRFSDILNFRILSHPMFLISSISSIANRMVYMNFITYLPALGVDLGMQNEAPFLLTTVSVADLAAKGIMSLISDRGWCQRRYFAIIAGVFACVTASLVPQTWNFTSLASCCALYGFSLGVMVSVSPILLVEYLGLKLLPHSFGLLLFMNGVSSLIIFPLTGHISDVMANYTTIYYLLGGLSLTPSILWSLVPFVNQDKIRNLV; encoded by the exons ATGAAATCGTCCAAAACCAAACCGGAATTTCCTTCGGGTAAAGCCAAGAGCAGAGACCCCCCCGCTGAAGGAGGTGGGCCTCAGGCGAAGGCGAGAGGACCACCTGTCGAGGAGCTGGTGCCCCCAGATGGCGGCTGGGGCTGGTTCATCGTGCTTGGCAGTGGTATCATGCAG TTTGTATTACCGAGTCTCTCGACCTGTTTCGGCCTGATCTACGTGCACCTGGTGGCGTCCGGCTACTCGAACAGCCAGGTGTCGCCCATTCCCGGCCTGATGATCGGTATGACGTGCCTAACAG GTCCCGTAGCAACAAGTCTCACCCGTTACTACAGTCACCGACGTCTGAGTATCATTGGGATTTGCCTCTCGGTGATGGGCATCTTCCTGTGTTCCTTCTGGGATGACCTCTATTGGTATTATGTCTGCTTTGGGGTCATTGGGG GCGTGGGCAACGGGCTGGCGAATCCCCACGGCTTCATCCTGGGCCAGATGTACTTCCGCCGAAGGAGGGTGGCCGCCAACGCCCTCTCGATGCTGGGATCCTCGCTGGGCTTCATGGTGATGCCGCCCCTCGTCAGGTTCCTCGCCAACACGTATGCCCATCAGGGCGCCCTCCTGCTGTGGTCGGCTATCCTGCTGCACGGCCTCGTGGGCGCCGCTCTCTACCAGCCGGTCGAGTGGCACTTGAAGCCCAACCCGCTGGCCAACGTTCGCCTGGTCGAGGCCAGGCCGTGCCAGGAAGAGGGCCATGTCGCTGATGCTgacgaggaagaggtagaggatggCAATCAGGATGGCTCATATCCCAGCGAGAGTGGGGGTGAATAcgaagagggggatgaagaaagcCTTCAGCAAGGCGTCGCTCACCGTCACTCTGACCCACAAAGACGCCGAGAGTCTGCCGCGTCCAAGGGGGAAGCGGAGGTGTTCCTCGgcagagagagcagtgagaggcCCTTGAGGGGAGGCAGACGTAGGCTCAGCAGTTGTACCAGAACCTCCGTTCGAAACAGTTTGTACAGTTCGTGTGACGTCATCGACCAGTTCGGCGGCGCTCTCTCTGTCGAAACGGAAAGACTGAAAGATGTGTATGTTGAAGTTGTGGAAAAGGTCGAGGAGAAGCCGAAAGAACCGCAGCCCTTCATCCTGTGTGGGCTGAAGTTCCCTCGGTTTTCTGATATATTGAATTTTAGAATATTGTCCCACCCCATGTTCCTCATCTCGTCCATATCTAGCATCGCTAACAGAATG GTATACATGAACTTTATCACATATCTCCCGGCTTTGGGAGTAGACCTGGGCATGCAGAACGAGGCGCCCTTCCTGCTCACCACGGTCTCCGTGGCTGACCTCGCCGCCAAAGGAATCATGTCCCTAATCAGCGACCGCGGGTGGTGCCAGCGCCGCTACTTCGCCATCATCGCCGGCGTCTTCGCTTGTGTGACGGCCTCGC TGGTGCCCCAAACGTGGAACTTCACAAGTCTTGCCTCCTGCTGCGCCCTCTACGGATTCAGCCTGGGCGTGATGGTGTCCGTGTCTCCCATCCTGCTAGTGGAGTACCTCGGCCTCAAgcttctccctcactcgttcgGTCTCCTCCTCTTCATGAATGGAGTGTCATCACTGATCATTTTCCCTCTTACTG GTCACATCAGCGATGTAATGGCTAACTACACAACAATCTATTACTTGCTGGGAGGCCTGTCGCTGACGCCGTCCATTCTGTGGAGTCTCGTGCCTTTCGTCAACCAAGACAAGATCAGAAACCTTGTCTGA
- the LOC125041982 gene encoding monocarboxylate transporter 1-like: MGITGRGSGTEEGGSKRTFKHKEPPVEELVPPDGGWGWFIVLACGIMQFVLPTLSTCFGLVYVRLVSSGYTNSQVAPIPGLLYGLSCLIGPLATSLSRYYSHRRLSVFGICTMAAGVFLSAFWDNLSWLYVCFGVVGGLGRGLVNPQGFILGQMYFRRRRVAANALSMLGSSLGFMVMPPLVRFLANTYAHQGALLLWSAILLHGLVGAALYQPVEWHLKPNPLASVRLIEARPCQEETHNGTRVNDSDDFDGEEFGNESRDTEAESNCQMHPHDPCPCHRPLESTTPEGEAQVFLAEAGEGEHVGGGRRVASVIRTSLRSNLYSSCDVIDQFSSALSLEGGKLKGSNGNVAEKGDKMSTEHQFIILCGVKFPRFSDIIHFRILLHPIFLIVSISSIANRMVFMNFVTYIPAVGEDLNLSDEAPFMLTIISLADLVAKGIMAIVSDRGWCQRRYFVIAGGVSASAAALTVPLTWNFLSLASCCALYGFSLGVVVSVAPVLLVEYLGLKLLPYTFGLLLFMNGVSSLIIFPLTGVVNDIMDNYTSTYYVLGGLSLLPAILWSLVPLVKQDEIKNPV, from the exons ATGG GTATTACTGGCAGGGGATCTGGTACTGAGGAAGGAGGTTCAAAGAGAACGTTCAAGCATAAAGAACCACCTGTCGAAGAGCTGGTGCCTCCAGACGGTGGCTGGGGTTGGTTCATTGTACTCGCTTGTGGTATCATGCAG TTCGTGCTGCCGACGCTCTCCACGTGCTTCGGACTCGTGTACGTCCGCCTCGTGTCGTCAGGATACACGAACTCCCAGGTGGCGCCCATTCCTGGCCTCTTGTATGGCCTCTCATGTCTCATCG GTCCTCTGGCCACCAGTCTCAGCCGCTACTACAGCCACCGTCGACTCAGCGTCTTCGGCATTTGTACAATGGCCGCGGGGGTGTTCCTCAGCGCCTTCTGGGACAACCTGTCTTGGCTCTACGTCTGCTTTGGAGTTGTTGGAG GCTTGGGCCGCGGCCTTGTGAATCCTCAAGGCTTCATCCTGGGCCAGATGTACTTCCGCCGAAGGAGGGTGGCCGCCAACGCCCTCTCGATGCTGGGATCCTCGCTGGGCTTCATGGTGATGCCGCCCCTCGTCAGGTTCCTCGCCAACACGTACGCCCACCAGGGCGCCCTCCTGCTGTGGTCGGCTATCCTGCTGCACGGCCTCGTGGGCGCCGCTCTCTACCAGCCGGTCGAGTGGCACCTGAAGCCCAACCCGCTGGCCAGCGTTCGCCTGATCGAAGCCAGACCGTGCCAGGAAGAGACCCATAATGGCACAAGGGTAAATGATTCGGACGATTTTGATGGAGAGGAGTTCGGAAATGAATCGCGTGACACAGAAGCTGAAAGCAACTGTCAGATGCACCCTCATGACCCCTGTCCCTGTCATAGACCCCTCGAGTCAACGACTCCGGAAGGGGAAGCGCAGGTATTTCTCGCCGAAGCAGGGGAGGGCGAGCATGTGGGCGGCGGCAGAAGGGTAGCAAGTGTTATCAGAACTTCCCTCCGTAGCAACCTCTACAGCTCATGTGACGTCATCGACCAATTTAGCAGCGCCCTCTCGCTTGAAGGGGGAAAGCTGAAGGGCAGTAATGGCAACGTTGCAGAAAAGGGCGATAAAATGTCGACAGAACACCAGTTCATAATCCTGTGCGGGGTGAAGTTTCCCAGATTTTCGGACATAATCCATTTCAGAATATTATTGCATCCGATTTTCCTCATCGTGTCCATCTCTAGTATTGCCAACAGAATG GTGTTCATGAACTTCGTCACGTACATCCCGGCCGTGGGGGAGGACCTGAACCTCTCGGACGAGGCGCCCTTCATGCTCACCATCATCTCCTTGGCTGACCTTGTCGCCAAGGGCATCATGGCCATCGTCAGCGACCGCGGATGGTGCCAGCGTCGCTACTTCGTCATCGCCGGCGGCGTCAGTGCTTCTGCAGCTGCCTTGA CGGTGCCCCTGACGTGGAACTTCCTGAGCCTCGCCTCCTGCTGTGCCTTGTACGGGTTCAGCCTTGGCGTCGTCGTGTCAGTGGCCCCCGTCCTGCTGGTGGAGTACCTCGGCCTCAAGCTCCTCCCCTACACCTTTGGGCTCCTCCTCTTCATGAATGGGGTGTCTTCGCTCATTATATTCCCCCTCACCG GAGTCGTCAATGACATAATGGATAACTATACGTCGACCTACTATGTACTGGGCGGCCTCTCCCTGCTGCCGGCTATACTGTGGAGTCTTGTGCCTTTAGTTAAGCAGGATGAAATCAAGAATCCTGTTTAA